ggtcaccatggctccccagatTGACCCAGGGGTGTTGTGGCCACCTTGCCAATATGTTAaacctcctcaaaatatggttttaaatgtggtcaatactaacccttctagttgtgccacaggagttgacattgaagtagaaaaccgcattgatagcatcagactgaagaggccggcaacttggatcccttagagttagttgacttggagacaagctggggacagattccactttcacagcaagagctgccatagttccattggtgaagcaatctgaaacacagcatttggagccaggttaaggaaacagattatagcttcaataccacttcatgcaacctttggccaatctcaaaagcagctattctaaagaatgttttgttcgcaggagagttaccaatcatctttgtagggaaactgcaggacagggagaagtcagccaccacaaccatggtcccaatatccttcaaggtcaagtcaagtctgcttctgatgcctgaagaactgatcacctacagagacaatacatcaggtcagtaatgtgttgaacccaaaacagctaaacacattttaaagttccatcacttacttcgtatgtggcatcaactgaattgtatggcacagtcatccagaaattggtagagttggcattatacttgtacagggcaagcagacttccaccaagttctcttgagcccacaaaaagaatccagttgcgacccatgttgccatatgttaccatggtatagaatgcagcaccatcacagtagccagttactgtaggtggaactgcaagcggaagagcagttgtcagggcaatggaTTGGATTGGTTAGAAAAAGGTAGTTGTAGACCAaatagtcaggcacttactgatgtctttgagaatggcttcgactacagcaggatgagtaaacggtgtattctctggcactatattcagcaagtaggtcaggggcagaatgtaggttctggtgtctggaggagttacctgaaagagcaagggtttgtaggattaaacccaaagtcagacagcaagcaacacgtccacaggaagcaagtgttttcaaagggcaattggatggttgaacaggtgggatgttaccttttgcttcacattggggtcctcaaatggcacctggagagtgtaggtcttggatccattgggaaagacatgctcctggacattataaccttttaggttggcttctggcacagttaatGTCTCTGGaccaactataattttgaccagctccacatcaggcaggaatgtccccagggtcacattgaacactctggctttaggaacagtgtctgaaattaaagcatgcagttaaaatgatggatatgaagtggagcactgcaacaaatccctttgatttactgcatgtggacaagttctacatactgtttgtgacaactggtggccgaggcatgaaaggagtggttattggatgaagtactgtgtacttggtcttctcaggcccatcttgccaggtatgctccagcattggttcaatagagtaagagatcacataggtgttgtccaatacatggctctgaaagcacagaagcatcttaggaggaaagctttaaaatgagaaggatttagaagatgttgaacttctacataccttgtaatatccaccatcagctcccacaggaatttttacagtgattagctggggaccgacatccagtttataatctctattatgaatcgttgcagggtcaagcttgcggccatcaactcccatttgaacatcaagggtagtaatttgtggtgtcggaacaaggaggtagaacacggggaacattccatgtaatcacctgttctgtgaaggctgttccatctgacagaaaggaacaccatagacttggtatagaaaattgACACTTCAGCCTAGaacctagaacagttcttgagcaccattgccctccataagcttactcaccagtaggacatgtaactgcagtgtccatcatcatgaccatccatctttgcttataaaaggtggttgatcttagcacagccattggtacagtttggatctgttggagaggagggggaacttttactaaaacaaaagcaagactgtAGTCTATTttcatagtctggatatactctactagagaacaatgaagcctagacttcttaccacctgaggctggctttctgtggagttgtatgcagctctaaccagaattcgagttggtgtagtgtttattCCATAaccatttgtcatggcctgagcaacagtcatagtggtctttctatttgctgggaggtggaacacaattttccagatgctgttgtcagcagcagttgcctagcagaaaaaaaaatcattagaatagggagtttgaacacaaagcatccccagtctaaaggatttgtcataacagatgtcatgtttaataaacaggaactaaAACTGAAAGTTGAGAGTTTAATGACACATCACTGAAACCGTTCTAGGTTCAGCAGGCATCTAAGGGAACAGAGAAAATCCTCCAATACAACTGCGTACGAAAGCTTATGTGAAAGCATGTTGTCTGGATCCGATACAGGCAGAGAttacagccattcatttgtactggaccttaatacatcagtgtaccaaactttagGATACCTAAATTGCTCCTATGCAGCAGTCCTCAAAAAAGGTAAATcaggacacatttatcatgaaggatttatagccctgcacatatgaagccactacctcagtggttgaaatacaaggcttacacCAACAATAAAGGGTTAATTTCTCCACAATCAATTTCTATCAAagcaatcacagaatacatgcacgcaaagccaatgccttaaatgtcacacaattcGTATATGGCCACCCAATTGGGAGACAGGTTTAAGTTAAGGGGCCGTTCGATTTTGCTTCCTCTAG
This DNA window, taken from Acipenser ruthenus chromosome 35, fAciRut3.2 maternal haplotype, whole genome shotgun sequence, encodes the following:
- the LOC131705355 gene encoding uncharacterized protein LOC131705355 codes for the protein MFPVFYLLVPTPQITTLDVQMGVDGRKLDPATIHNRDYKLDVGPQLITVKIPVGADGGYYKSHVLDNTYVISYSIEPMLEHTWQDGPEKTKYTVLHPITTPFMPRPPVVTNNTVPKARVFNVTLGTFLPDVELVKIIVGPETLTVPEANLKGYNVQEHVFPNGSKTYTLQVPFEDPNVKQKVTPPDTRTYILPLTYLLNIVPENTPFTHPAVVEAILKDIIPPTVTGYCDGAAFYTMVTYGNMGRNWILFVGSRELGGSLLALYKYNANSTNFWMTVPYNSVDATYEVISSSGIRSRLDLTLKDIGTMVVVADFSLSCSFPTKMIDCFTNGTMAALAVKVESVPSLSPSQLTLRDPSCRPLQSDAINAVFYFNVNSCGTTRRFDNNLLTYENEVLFTSYALACLYL